A region of the Bos mutus isolate GX-2022 chromosome 18, NWIPB_WYAK_1.1, whole genome shotgun sequence genome:
gAATTTAGGTGCAGCATAATCTAGTGTTTTTACCATGGCCcacaataagaaatacatttcacatTGTGAAACTCAAGTCAAAATCACaaacacagacagagagaaagggagggaaattTAACAACAAACACTTACCCTTACTCTGAGTCCTCTAAAGATTTTCTCTTGTGTTCTGTGCCGTGTGATTTTTATTGCTAGTGTCAACCTAATACACTTATTTTATGAGCCTCAGTAAATATACTGTTGTTCAGGTTAACAGAAGGGCTTTGGAATTAGAATCCGGGTGTAGCCCGGGCTCTCTCTGACTTAAGCTCTCTCTGACAAAAGCTCTGAGCCTCATGTCTTTATCTTCAGTACGGGATAATAACCCTGACTCCTTCAGGTTGCCGTGAGGATTAAGTCCAAAATAGTCTCTGAGGCACCCAGCCAGTGTCTTGCACCCCAAAGAAATCTTATTAAgaggaaagacttttttttctggtAGCAGGCTACCCTCCATGGgacctcaaagagttggacacaacttggccgctgctgttgttgttattgttgttgagtcatgaggtcatgtcccactcttttgtgaccccctggactgtagccccccaggctccttggtccatgggacttcctaggcaaggatgctggagtgggttgccatttctttctccaggggatcttcccaaccctgggatccaaccacgtctccttcactggcaggcagattctttacctctgagccacctgggaagcctctatgCCTTTGACTCCCTGCCAAGTAGGTCTACTATCCATCCTGGAATGAAGGGTGCATATTTGGAGGAAGTACTatcaatttattgtttttttattatttttattttccccttttgtgcaatcaaataaaatagactcAGAAGTAGTGTGTTCATAATTCTAGCAGAGCATTTTTTCATGAGTGGTAAGACCATCAGTCCACATTATGCTGCAGTCGATAAGCAAGAATTGCTtttattagaggataattgctttacagtgttgcggTGGTCTTGCAGGACATCACGCAGAATCAGTCacagttttgtatatatatatatcctctccctctaaGCCTCTCTATTgcccaagaaatatttttgacaggacttccctggtccagtgactaagactccaagcttccaacaAAGGGGGCAGGGGTTTGTTCtccagttggggaactaacatgcattgcagccaagaaaacccaaatcataaaacagaagcgatattgCATCAGATTCGGTAagcactttaaaatggtccacattaaaaaaatctttaaataaatatttgtatagttTCCAGTTGCTCTGGGTACAAACCCTGTGGTCTGAAGACGTCATATACAAACAAGTGTATACTCTAGACtcgatttatttttttacttaaaaaattatttattttaattggaggttaattacttacctccagtggttttgccatacattgacatgaaccagccacaggtgtacatgtgtcccccatcatgaaccgccctcccacctccttccctatctcatccctcagggtcatcccagtgcaccagccctgagcaccctgtctcatgcatcgaacttggtgatctatttcaaataTGGTAATATACTTGTATGTATGtaatatgtttcaatgctattctctcaaatcatcccaccctcgccttctcccagagtccaaaagtctgttctttacatctatgtctcttttgctatctcgcatatagggtcatcaatgccatctttctaaattctatatatatgcgttagtatactgtattggtgtttttctttctgacttacttcactgtataataggctcccgtttcatccacctcattaaaactgattcaaatgcattcttttcaacagctgagtaatattccattgtgtatatgtactacagctttctcatccattcgtctgccagtggacatctaggttgcttccatgtcctagctattgtaaacagcactgcaatgaacactggagtacacgtgtctctttcagttctgctttgcttggtgtgtatgcccagcagtgggattgctgggtcataaggcagttctatttccagtttttaaaggaatctccacactgttctccatagtggctatactggtttgcattcccaccaacagtgtaagagggttccattttctccacaccctctccagcatttattgtttgtagactcttTGATAGCAgacattctgaccagcgtgacatggtacctcattgtggttttaatttgcatttctctgataatgagtgatgttgaacatcttttcatgtgtttgttagccatctgtatgtcttctttggagaaatgtctgtttagttctttggcccatttttcgattgggtcatttatttttctggaattgagctgcatgagctgcttgtatatttttgagattaattctttgtcagctgcttcatttgctattattttctcccattctgaaggctgtcttttcaccttgattatagtctcctttgttgtgcaaaagcttttaagtttaagtaggtcccatttatttttgcttttatttccattactctgggaggtgggcatagaggatcctgctgtgatttatgtcggagagtgttttgcctgtgttttcctctaggagttttacagtttcttgtcttacatttagatctttagtccattttgagtttacttttgtgtatggtgttagaaagtgttctagtttcattctttcacaagtggttgaccacttttcccagcaccacttgttaaagagattgtcttttctccattgtatattctcaccgcctttgtcaaagataaggtgtccataggtgcatggatttatctctgggctttctattttgctccattgatctatacttctgtctttgtgccagtaccatactgtcttgatgactgtagctttgtagtatagtctgaagtcaggcaggttgattcctccagttccattcttctttctcaagattactttggctattcaaggttttttgtatttccacacaaattgtgaaattatttgttatagatctctgaaaaataccattggtggcTTGATAGAGAGTGCatttaatctatagattgcttggggtagtatactcattttcactatattgaatcttctgattcatgaacacggtatatttctccatctatttctgtcatctttgatttctttcaccagtgttttataattttctatgtataggtcttttgttttttcagttagatttattcctaagtattttatactttttgtcacaatggtgaatggaattgtttccttaatttctctgttttctcattattagtgtataggaatgcaagggatttctgtgtgttagttttatatcctgaaaatttactatattcattgattagctccagtaattttctggtggagtcttcagggttttctatgcagaggatcatgtcatctgcaaacagtgaattttacttcttcttttccaatctggattccttttatttctttttcttctctgattgctgtggctaaaacttccaaaactatgttgaatagtagtggtgagaatgggcacccttgtgttgttcctgactttaggggaaatgctttcagtttttcaccattgaggataatgtttgctgtgggtttatcatatgtggcttttattatgttgaggtatgttccttctatgcctgctttctggagggttttttttttttatcataaatggatgttgaattttgtaaaaggctttctctgcatctattgagataatcatatggtttttatctttcaatttgttaatgttgtgtatcacattgattgatttgtgaatattgaagaatccttgcatccctgggataaagcccacttggtcatggtgtatgatctttttaatgtgttgttggattctgtttgctagaattttgttaaggatttttgcatgtatgttcatcagtgatattgacctatagttttccctttttgtggcatctttgtctggttttggtattagggtgttagtggcctcatagaatgagtttggaagtttactttcctctgcaattttctggaagagtttgagtaggataggtgttagctcttctctaaatttttggtagaattcacctgtgaagccatctggtcctgggcttttgtttgttggaagatttttgattacagtttcaatttccatgctcatcatgggtctgttaagattttctatttcttcctggttcagttttggaaggttatacttttgtaagaattcgtccatttcttccaagttgtccattttattggcatatagttgctgatagtagccTCTCatcatcctttgtatttctgtgttgtctgttgtgatttctccattttcatttctaattttcttgatttgattcttcttcttttttcttgatgagtctgcctaatggtttgtctattttatttatcttctcaaagaaccagcttttagttttgttgctttttgatatagtttcctttgtttctttttcatttatttctgccctaaattttatgatttctttccttctactaaccctggggttcttcgtttcttctttttgtagttgctttaggtgtaaagttaggttatttattttatttttctcttatttcatgagttaagcttgtattgctataaaccttccccttagcactgcttttactgaatcccataggttttgggttgttgtgttttcattttcatttgtttctatgcatatttttatttcattttttatttcgtctgtgatttgttggttattcagaagcatgttgtttagcctccatatgtttgtatttttaataatctttttcCTGTAactgacatctaatcttaccacattgtgatcagaaaagatgcttgaagtgatttcaactttttaaaatttaccaaggtttttaaattttatttatttattttaattggaggctaattacaatattgtagtggtttttggcctacattgacatgaatcagccatgggtgtacatgtgtcccccatcctgaaccctcttcccacctccctcctcatcccatccctcagggtcatcccagtgcaccagccctgagcacccagtctcatgcatcgaacctgcatatttcacatatggtaatatacatgtttcaatgctattctctcaaataatcccaccctcgccttctcccacagagtccaaaagtctattctttacatctgtgtctcttctgctgtctcgtatatagggtcaccgttaccatctttctaaattccatatatatgtgttaatatactgtattggtgtttttctttctgacttacttcacaatgtataataggctccagtttcatccacatcattagaactgattcaaatacattctttttaatagctgagtaatattccatcgtgtatacgtaccacagctttctcatccattcatctgccaatggacatctaggttgcttccatgtctggactccatttatatgaaattctagcaCAGGTAAGAACTaattgatgattaaaaaaaaaaagccaaagtgaTTACCTCTGACAGAACTAACAGAAAAGGGGCACAAGGGAACTTTGGGGGCAAAAAATGCCCTTTATATTGATGGAGGTGGTGatatacacatttgtcaaaaaaaaTATTGACTTGAACATTTAATATTTGTGAATATCACTGTACATAAATTTTATATACAGACAGCTGAAAACAAATATTAAGCACTAGTTAATAGAGTTGATTTTCAAAGAGGTATAGGTTAGAAGTCAGTTAATTCCTCTGCTCCAAACTGCAAAATAATATCCTTGTTCTTAGGAAATAAACACTAAAGCGTATATGAGTAAAAAGGCACAATGTCTCTAAACCACGTTCAAatcattttgaaagaaataaatgggGGTGATGGGGAGAAAAAGGGGGTAAGCAAATGGAGGAATATACAATTTGTGACAGCACCACATCAAATATATTACAGTGTTAAGCAcccttgcaacttttctgtaagtctgaaattatatcaaaataatggtcaacaaagaaagaatgaaactaacaAAACCCATAGTTGTTTGTCATGATTTTTATTTAGCATATGTATCTCAGCCATATTTGCATATCAAACATAAAAATCTATCTCCTGGGactccctggtagtccagaggttaagactctgtcttccaatgcagtggccacaggttggatccctggtgaGGGGACTAAGGTCCCACCTACTGCAGAGTGTGgtcaaaaaattttttgagaGAATACTAAAAATCTGTTTCTATTCATTTTATAGCCCAGTGTTCACTTCAGATGAATGTAGTATAATGtattttatccattcacttttgatggacacttaggttgtttctgtttttttattacaAAGATGTAAAGAATATCATTGTATGTATTATCTATTTCTACATGTCGGAACATACAGAAAGACTGGGGAGATATTTGTCAGTTTTCTAGGAATAAACTGATGGGGTTGTTAAACCTGCATTTCTCCCTTTACTAGTAAATTTAAGCATCTAGTCATGTGAGTTGCCAGTCAATGACAGCTCATCTTTGATGACCTGCTTTCTTGTGGACACTGCTCACTTTTCAAAGGGTAATTCAGAGTTTGCTATTGATTGCTATAATAATCAATCAATAGCAATCAGTATATATTGAAAAGTATATATTGATTGCTAATGTCTACTAGGTGGGAAATCTATTTCTCCAGCATTTTACTTGCCTTTGATATTATGGCATTTGGAATcatgaaacatttaaattaaaacacgTTGTTCTTCAGTCCCTAGATTTGTtggactctctgagaccccatggactatagccccccgggttcctctatcctccactatcttccagagcttactcaaattcatgtacattgagtgggtgatgctagctatccatctcatcctctggaacccccttctccttttgcctgcaatctttcccagcatcagggtcttttccagtgagtcaacactttgcatcaggtggccaaagtattggagcttcagcttcagtccttccaatgaatattcaggtttgatttcctttaggatggactagttggatctccttgcagtccaagggactctcagatgataccactctaaaggcaaaaagtgaggaggaactaaagagcctcttgatgagggtgatacaggagagtgaaaaagttgccttcaTTCGGGACATGAGGAGGGGTCTAACTTCCCAAGGCCAGGATCAAGTCCAGCGGAGAGTTCTGAGCAGGGCTGCATGGACCTCCCTGTTCCGCAGGCAGTAGATGACCGGATTGCACATGGGCGTGGCCACCGTGTAGACGACGGACAGCAGCTTGTTGAGGTCCATGGATCTGATGCGGCTGGGGCGGCAGTAGATGAAGAGGGCTGCCAAGTAGAAGATGCCCACCACCACCAGGTGGGAGGCgcaggtggagaaggccttgCGCCGGGCGGCGGCCGAAGGCATGCGGAGCACCGTCACCCCGATGGCCGAGTAGGAGGCCAGGGAGACAAGCAGCGTCCCGCAGAAGATGACGATGGCGGAGAGGAAGTCCACCAGCTCGGTCAGGGCCACGTGGGTGCAGGACAGGTTGAGCAGCGGGGAGACGTCACAGAAGAAGTGGTTGAGGACGTTGGGGCCGCAGTAGGACAGGCTGGCGATGCACGCTGTCTTGGCCACCGAGaccagcagcccaccaagccacGAAGTCCCGGCCAAGCCCAGGCAGACCTGGGGCCGCATGAGCAGCAGGTAGTGCAGTGGGCGGCAGATGGCCACGTAGCGGTCACAGGCCATGGAGGCCAGAAGGGTGCACTCTGTGCAGATGAGGGTGATGAAGAAGAAGAGTTGGGTCATGCAGGCTGTGAAGGGCACATGGTAGGGTCCCGTCCAAAGCCCCGCGAGCAGGCTGGGCATGGTCACCGACACGTAGCACATCTCCAGGCAGCTGAGGTTGcccaggaagaagtacatgggcttGTGGAGCTCGGTGTGGCTGCAGACGAGGAAGACGATGAGGGCGTTCTCCAGGAGGGTCAGCAGGTAGAGGGTCAGGAAGACGGCAAACAGGACTTCCCTTGTTTCTGGGCTTGTAGACAAGCCCAGCAAGATGAATTCCTGGACCCTCGTCATGTTGCCCAACTCCAGGGACCTCTCCATCTGCAGAGAGACAAAGTTTATCGACATCCTGATTCCTGCAAAGACACATAGTATACAATATTGGGAATATGTTCACAGTGTATTGGGAACTCAGACACTGGCAAACCCAAATTCTCTTGGAAATGGGCTGTTATGAAGAGAGATGCTGTAGATTTGTGagccagaaagcaggcatagaaggaacatacctcaacacaataaaagccatatatgataaacccacagcaaacattatcctcaatggtgaaaaactgaaagcatttcccctaaagtcaggaacaacacaagggtgcccattctcaccactactattcaacatagttttggaagttttagccacagcaatcagagaagaaaaagaaataaaaggaatccagattggaaaagaagaagtaaaactcactgtttgcaatgacatgatcctctgcatagaaaaccctaaagactccaccagaaaattactggagctaatcaatgaatatagtaaacttgcaggatataaaattaatatgcagaaatcccttgcattcctatacactaacaatgagaaaacagaaagagaaattaaggaaataattccattcaccattgctacaaaaagaataaaatacttaggaataaatgtaCATAAAGAAacgaaagacctatatatagaaaactataaacactCGTGGaagaatcaaagaggacacaaatgaTGGAGGAATATGAAAATgcatatactacccaaagcaatctatagattcagtgcaatccctatcaagctaccaatggtatttttcacagaactagaacaaagaatttcacaatttgtgtggaaatacaaaaaaaaacctcaaatagccaaagtaatcttgagaaagaagaatggaactggaggattcaacctgcctgacttcagactatactacaaagctacagtcatcaagacagtatggcactggcacaaagacagaaatatagatcaatggaacaaaatagaaagcccagagataaacccaggcacctatggacaccttatctttgacaaaggaggcaagaatatacaatggagaaaagacaatctctttaacaagtggtgctgggaaaactggtcaaccactgtaaaagaatgaaactagaacactttctaacaccatacacaaaaataaactcaaaatggattaaagatctaaacctaagaccagaaactataaaactcctagaggagaacataggcaaaacactctccgacatacatcacagcaggatcctctatgacccacctcccagaatattggaaataaaagcaaaaataaacaaatgggacctaattaaacttaaaagcttttgcacaacaaaggaaactataatcaaggtgaaaagacagccttcagaatgggagaaaataatagcaaatgaagcaactgacaaagaattaatctcaaaaatatacaagcagctcacagttcaataccagaaaaataaatgacccaatcaaaaaatgggcgaagaactaaacagacatttctccaaagaagacatacagattgctaacaaatacatgaaaagatgttcaacatcactcactatcagagaaatgcaaatcaaaaccacaaagatgtaccatctcatgctggtcagaatggctgctatcaaagagtctacaaacaataaatgctggagagggtgtggagaaaagggaaccctcttacactgttgggaatgcaaacgagtata
Encoded here:
- the LOC102270732 gene encoding olfactory receptor 6Z7-like; translated protein: MERSLELGNMTRVQEFILLGLSTSPETREVLFAVFLTLYLLTLLENALIVFLVCSHTELHKPMYFFLGNLSCLEMCYVSVTMPSLLAGLWTGPYHVPFTACMTQLFFFITLICTECTLLASMACDRYVAICRPLHYLLLMRPQVCLGLAGTSWLGGLLVSVAKTACIASLSYCGPNVLNHFFCDVSPLLNLSCTHVALTELVDFLSAIVIFCGTLLVSLASYSAIGVTVLRMPSAAARRKAFSTCASHLVVVGIFYLAALFIYCRPSRIRSMDLNKLLSVVYTVATPMCNPVIYCLRNREVHAALLRTLRWT